In a single window of the Rhodamnia argentea isolate NSW1041297 chromosome 2, ASM2092103v1, whole genome shotgun sequence genome:
- the LOC115729468 gene encoding serine/threonine-protein kinase PEPKR2, translating to MRKKRKGSEADVSTQLPELSRSTNDLQSSNLRSHYSLEGYTRLKKRCKEDAGAEPVASCKSRLAGIATAPPCGSSSLVAPGRGLKRKIGCIDVATRMGRKNKIEDDYISGDTIGQGKFGSVWLCRSRISGVEFACKTLKKGEDTVHREVEIMQHLSGHPGVVTLLAVYEEPDSFHLVMELCSGGRLIDQMVKEGPFSEQRAANILKEVMLVIKYCHEMGVIHRDIKPENILLTTSGKLKLADFGLAMRFSSGQSLTGLAGSPAYVAPEVLIGNYSEKVDVWSAGVLLYALLLGVLPFQGDSLEAVFEAIKSVKLDFQSGIWQSVSKPARDLIARMLTRDVSARITAEEVLRHPWILFYTERTLKSLSFKSKPKNQVAASSVQVAAALGLEQYGSRICSGSADGGSRLPSPPSPSGKPEETDECGFVDALSVAISQVRISEPKRSRLCSPTGPIEQQCSSNMRSNTLCKAF from the exons atgaggaaaaagaggaaaggaagtGAAGCCGATGTGTCTACTCAGCTGCCTGAACTTTCGAGATCTACCAATGATTTGCAGTCCTCAAATCTGAGGTCTCATTATTCATTGGAAGGTTACACAAGGCTGAAGAAGAGGTGCAAAGAAGATGCAGGCGCAGAACCTGTTGCTTCGTGTAAAAGTAGGCTGGCAGGCATCGCCACAGCTCCACCTTGTGGCAGCTCGTCCTTGGTTGCTCCTGGGAGAGGTCTAAAGAGGAAGATAGGATGTATAGACGTTGCTACCCGAATGGGTCGGAAGAACAAGATTGAGGATGATTACATTTCAGGTGACACAATTGGCCAAGGGAAATTTGGTTCTGTTTGGCTCTGTAGGTCGAGGATCAGTGGTGTGGAATTTGCCTGTAAGACTTTAAAGAAAGGGGAGGATACAGTTCACCGGGAAGTGGAGATAATGCAGCATTTATCAGGCCATCCAGGGGTTGTGACATTGCTGGCAGTGTATGAGGAGCCGGACTCTTTTCACCTCGTGATGGAGTTATGCTCTGGGGGACGTTTGATTGATCAGATGGTGAAGGAAGGTCCTTTTTCAGAGCAGCGGGCTGCAAATATATTGAAGGAAGTGATGCTTGTCATCAAATATTGTCATGAAATGGGTGTCATTCATAGAGATATCAAGCCTGAAAATATCCTGCTTACAACCTCGGGAAAGTTAAAGCTTGCAGATTTTGGACTGGCCATGAGATTCTCTTCTG GTCAGAGCTTAACAGGTTTGGCGGGAAGTCCCGCTTATGTTGCTCCAGAAGTTCTGATTGGGAATTATTCAGAGAAAGTTGATGTATGGAGTGCTGGTGTCCTGCTATATGCACTCTTGCTGGGTGTTCTTCCTTTTCAAGGTGACTCATTGGAAGCAGTCTTTGAGGCAATCAAGAGTGTGAAGCTTGATTTTCAGTCAGGCATATGGCAGTCAGTGTCCAAACCTGCTCGTGATCTGATTGCAAGAATGCTGACAAGAGATGTTTCAGCTAGGATAACTGCGGAGGAAGTGTTAA GGCATCCTTGGATCTTGTTCTACACAGAGCGCACATTGAAATCTTTGTCCTTTAAGTCAAAACCAAAGAACCAAGTGGCAGCTTCCTCTGTGCAAGTAGCTGCTGCGCTTGGCCTCGAGCAATATGGAAGCAGGATATGCTCTGGTTCTGCTGATGGAGGCTCAAGACTTCCGTCACCCCCTAGTCCGAGCGGCAAGCCTGAGGAGACTGATGAATGTGGTTTTGTGGATGCCCTTTCAGTGGCTATCTCACAAGTGAGGATTTCGGAGCCAAAGAGGAGCAGGCTGTGTAGTCCCACGGGCCCAATAGAGCAACAGTGCTCGTCTAACATGAGGTCCAATACACTCTGTAAAGCTTTCTGA
- the LOC115749869 gene encoding purine permease 1-like yields the protein MREIESESESLSLVMAMGDATEPPQAKAPKRLPLLLLALNCAMLSLGTCGGPLLMRLYFLRGGSLVWLSSALETGGWPIIFLPLAAAYSRRRSAQGPSARLVLMDPFLFAASAVVGVLTGLDDYLYAYGVARLPASTSALLIATQLAFTALFAFLLVRQQFTPYSINSIYLLTIGAGVLAMNTSSDRPAGESDGEYYAGFFMTLGAAALYGFVLPLVELTYKKAKQAVTYSLVLEIQLVMCFFATAFCTVGMLVDKEFQAIPTEARNYELGEAGYYVVLVWNAIVWQFFFLGAIGMIFCASSLFTGIVIALLLPVTEILAIIIYQEKFQAGKGVSLALSLWAFASYFYGEFKLGKKEKENAAAAAEEED from the exons ATGAGGGAGatcgagagcgagagcgagagcttGAGCTTGGTCATGGCCATGGGGGATGCCACGGAACCCCCCCAGGCCAAAGCCCCAAAGcgcctccccctcctcctcctcgccctcAACTGCGCCATGCTCTCCCTCGGCACGTGCGGCGGCCCACTCCTCATGCGCCTCTACTTCCTCCGCGGCGGCTCCCTCGTCTGGCTCTCCAGCGCCCTCGAGACCGGCGGCTGGCCCATCATCTTCCTCCCCCTCGCCGCGGCCTACTCCCGCCGCCGCTCCGCCCAGGGCCCCTCCGCCCGCCTCGTCCTCATGGACCCCTTCCTCTTCGCCGCCTCCGCTGTCGTCGGGGTCCTCACCGGCCTCGACGACTACCTGTACGCGTACGGCGTGGCGCGGCTCCCCGCCTCCACGTCGGCCCTGCTCATCGCCACGCAGCTGGCCTTCACCGCCTTGTTCGCGTTCCTCCTGGTGAGGCAGCAGTTCACGCCCTACTCGATCAACTCGATATACCTGCTGACGATCGGGGCAGGGGTGCTGGCGATGAACACGAGCAGCGACCGGCCGGCGGGGGAGTCGGACGGGGAGTACTACGCGGGGTTCTTCATGACGCTCGGGGCGGCGGCGCTGTACGGGTTCGTGCTGCCGCTGGTGGAGCTGACGTACAAGAAGGCCAAGCAGGCGGTAACGTACTCGCTGGTCCTGGAGATTCAGCTGGTGATGTGCTTCTTCGCCACCGCTTTCTGCACCGTGGGCATGCTGGTCGACAAGGAATTccag GCGATTCCTACAGAAGCGAGGAACTACGAGCTCGGAGAAGCCGGATACTACGTGGTGCTCGTGTGGAACGCCATTGTCTGGCAATTCTTTTTCTTAGGAGCCATAGGAATGATCTTTTGTGCCTCCTCTCTATTCACTGGAATCGTGATCGCCCTTCTTCTCCCGGTCACCGAGATCCTAGCCATCATAATCTACCAGGAGAAGTTCCAGGCAGGGAAAGGCGTGTccctcgccctctctctctggGCCTTCGCTTCATACTTCTACGGCGAATTCAAACttggcaagaaagaaaaagaaaatgcagcagcagcagcagaagaagaagattag
- the LOC115749870 gene encoding purine permease 3-like gives MGETMEAPQGKTMRLLLLALNCAMLSLGTCGCPLLLRLYFLRGGARVWLSSWLMTGGWPIIFAPLAAAYFRRRAAEGPSARLVLMDPFLFVASAVIGVLTGLDDYLYAYGMARLPVSTSALLIATQLGFTALFAFLLVRQLFTSYSINSVFLLTMGAGVLAMHSSSDRPKGESNREYYTGFFMTLGAAALYGFILPLVELMYKKAKQAITYSLVLEIQLVMCFFATVFCTIGMLVNKDFQAIPREARNYELGEARYYVVLAWNAIVGQFFFLGAIGVIFYSSSLFSGIVIAVLLPITEILGVIFFQEKFQVEKAVSLILSLWGFASYFYGEFKVAKKDKRQPQQLQQQEAEGHQQGLP, from the exons ATGGGGGAAACCATGGAAGCGCCGCAGGGCAAAACCATgaggctcctcctcctcgcgCTCAACTGCGCCATGCTCTCCCTCGGCACTTGCGGCTGCCCCCTCCTCTTGCGCCTCTACTTCCTCCGCGGCGGCGCTCGCGTCTGGCTCTCCAGCTGGCTCATGACGGGCGGCTGGCCCATCATCTTCGCCCCCCTCGCCGCGGCCTACTTCCGCCGCCGCGCCGCCGAGGGCCCCTCCGCCCGCCTCGTCCTCATGGACCCCTTCCTCTTCGTCGCCTCGGCCGTCATCGGGGTCCTCACGGGCCTCGACGACTACCTCTACGCGTACGGCATGGCGCGGCTCCCCGTCTCGACGTCAGCCCTGCTCATAGCGACGCAACTGGGCTTCACGGCCTTGTTCGCATTCCTGCTGGTGAGGCAGCTGTTCACGTCGTACTCGATCAACTCGGTATTCCTGTTGACGATGGGGGCCGGGGTGCTGGCGATGCACTCGAGCAGCGACCGGCCAAAGGGGGAGTCGAACAGGGAGTACTACACAGGGTTCTTCATGACGCTCGGGGCGGCGGCGCTGTACGGGTTCATATTGCCGCTGGTGGAGCTGATGTACAAGAAGGCCAAGCAGGCGATCACGTACTCGCTGGTGTTGGAGATTCAGTTGGTGATGTGCTTCTTCGCCACCGTTTTCTGCACCATCGGCATGCTGGTCAACAAGGACTTCcag GCGATTCCTAGAGAAGCCAGGAACTACGAGCTCGGAGAAGCCCGGTACTACGTGGTGCTCGCATGGAACGCGATCGTCGGGCAGTTCTTTTTCTTGGGAGCCATAGGAGTCATCTTCTATTCCTCCTCCCTGTTCTCGGGGATCGTCATCGCCGTTCTCCTCCCGATCACGGAGATCCTAGGGGTCATATTCTTCCAGGAGAAGTTCCAGGTGGAGAAGGCAGTGTCCCTGATCCTCTCTCTCTGGGGCTTTGCCTCGTACTTCTACGGCGAATTCAAAGTTGCCAAGAAGGACAAGCGGCAAccgcagcagctgcagcagcaagAGGCCGAAGGGCATCAACAGGGCCTTCCTTGA
- the LOC115749877 gene encoding glutathione transferase GST 23-like, which produces MADGGEVKLLGFWGSPYALRVIWALKLKQVPYDYLEEDLLSKKSSLLLQYNPVHKKVPILVHRGKPIAESLVILEYIDEMWKQSPLLLQDPSERARARFWSKFTDEKCAPAIKAVSCSQGEEQQKAVLEAQESLKTLESGLEGKLFFGGETINFADVATGWIGCWARIVEEITGTSLIDAENMPSLDAWSKRFLELPIIKQCVPPWDKLIELNSGFVKMYLASSK; this is translated from the exons ATGGCTGATGGAGGAGAGGTGAAGTTGCTCGGGTTCTGGGGGAGCCCGTATGCACTGCGAGTGATATGGGCGTTGAAGCTGAAACAAGTCCCCTATGACTACTTGGAAGAGGATCTCCtcagcaagaagagctcgctgCTGTTGCAGTACAATCCGGTCCACAAGAAGGTCCCCATTCTCGTCCACCGCGGGAAGCCGATCGCGGAGTCCCTCGTGATACTCGAATACATCGATGAGATGTGGAAGCAGAGCCCTCTCCTTCTTCAGGACCCCTCCGAGCGAGCCAGAGCACGATTCTGGTCCAAATTCACGGACGAGAAG TGTGCGCCGGCTATTAAAGCCGTGTCCTGCAGCCAAGGCGAGGAGCAACAGAAGGCCGTGTTAGAAGCTCAAGAGAGCCTCAAGACCCTGGAGAGCGGACTAGAGGGGAAGCTGTTCTTTGGAGGTGAGACGATCAACTTTGCAGACGTTGCCACAGGCTGGATTGGTTGTTGGGCTCGAATCGTCGAGGAAATCACCGGCACCAGTCTCATTGATGCTGAGAACATGCCTTCACTCGATGCTTGGTCCAAGAGGTTTCTGGAGCTACCCATCATCAAGCAGTGCGTGCCCCCCTGGGATAAACTGATAGAGCTCAACTCCGGGTTCGTCAAGATGTACCTCGCTTCATCTAAATGA
- the LOC115729467 gene encoding purine permease 3-like isoform X2 — MRLYFLHGGARVWLSSFLETGGWPIIFVPLVVAYFRRRFAEGPSARLVLMDPFLFVASAVIGVLTGLDDYLYAYGVARLPVSTSALLIATQLAFTAGFAFLLVRQQFTSYTINSIFLLTMGAGILAMHTSSDRPAGELDGAYYAGFFMTLGAAALYGFVLPLVELTYKKAKPAVTYSLVLEIQLVMCFFATAFCTIGMLINKDFQAIPREARSYKLGEARFYVVLVWTAILWQFFFLGAIGIIFYASSLFSGIMIALLLPVTEILAVICFHEKFKAEKGVSLALSLWGFVSYFCGELKLAKKEKEAAAAAAAAEAAVAD, encoded by the exons ATGCGCCTCTACTTCCTCCACGGTGGCGCCCGCGTCTGGCTCTCCAGCTTTCTCGAGACGGGCGGCTGGCCCATCATCTTTGTCCCCCTCGTGGTAGCCTACTTCCGCCGCCGCTTCGCTGAGGGCCCCTCCGCCCGCCTCGTCCTCATGGACCCTTTCCTCTTCGTCGCCTCAGCTGTCATAGGGGTTCTCACAGGCCTCGACGACTACCTCTACGCGTACGGCGTGGCACGGCTCCCCGTCTCCACGTCGGCCCTGCTCATCGCCACGCAGCTGGCCTTCACAGCCGGGTTCGCGTTCCTCCTGGTGAGGCAGCAGTTCACGTCGTATACGATCAACTCGATATTCCTGCTGACAATGGGGGCAGGGATTCTGGCGATGCACACGAGCAGTGACCGGCCGGCGGGGGAGTTGGACGGGGCGTACTATGCGGGTTTCTTCATGACGCTCGGGGCGGCGGCGCTCTACGGGTTCGTACTGCCGCTGGTGGAGCTGACGTACAAGAAGGCCAAGCCGGCTGTCACATACTCGCTGGTGTTGGAGATTCAGTTGGTGATGTGCTTCTTCGCCACAGCTTTCTGCACCATCGGCATGCTGATCAACAAGGACTtccag GCGATTCCTAGAGAAGCAAGGAGCTACAAGCTCGGAGAAGCCCGATTCTACGTGGTGCTCGTGTGGACCGCGATCCTctggcaattttttttcttaggagCCATAGGAATCATCTTTTATGCCTCCTCTCTATTCTCAGGAATCATGATCGCCCTTCTTCTCCCGGTCACTGAGATCCTAGCCGTCATATGCTTCCACGAGAAGTTCAAGGCGGAGAAAGGCGTGTCCCTTGCCCTCTCGCTCTGGGGCTTTGTTTCATACTTCTGCGGGGAATTGAAACTTgccaagaaggaaaaagaagcagctgcggcagcagcagcagcggaGGCGGCAGTGGCAGATTAG
- the LOC115749868 gene encoding phosphoribosylaminoimidazole-succinocarboxamide synthase, chloroplastic → MAQRLPGLNPVKTLTTCQHRTPNTHLPQNSVSFSNAKPKSRSFSPLCLSAMASQSQDQKQLSLDALINSSRKSEVSEAIRSSMLNCLSETNLHLTVPGLKSKTRGKVRDIYDGGDYLVLVTTDRQSAFDRILASIPFKGQVLNETSLWWFDKMKHITSNAVVASPDKNVTIAKKCSVFPVEFVVRGFVTGSTDTSLWTVYRKGIRNYCGNALPDDLLKNQRLPANILTPTTKAADHDVPVTPKEIVEGGLMTQDDYDEVSTKALRLFEYGQRVASEHGLILVDTKYEFGKADDGSILLIDEVHTPDSSRYWIAQSYDERFQNGLEPENVDKEFLRLWFKDHCNPYEDEVLPEAPEELVAELAWRYIFLYETITNSTFEMPLTKEPVHERISRNVSSALLSL, encoded by the exons ATGGCTCAGCGTTTGCCGGGCCTGAACCCCGTCAAAACCCTCACAACCTGTCAGCATCGAACACCCAACACCCACCTTCCGCAAAACTCAGTTTCTTTCTCGAATGCGAAACCGAAGTCTCGAAGtttctctcctctctgtttATCCGCGATGGCAAGCCAAAGTCAGGACCAGAAGCAATTGTCCCTCGATGCTCTGATCAACAGCAGCCGAAAAAGCGAGGTCTCCGAAGCTATTAGAAGCTCGATGTTGAATTGCCTTTCCGAGACGAATCTTCACTTGACGGTCCCCGGTCTCAAGTCCAAAACCAGGGGCAAG GTCAGGGACATCTATGATGGGGGCGATTATCTTGTCCTAGTGACAACTGATAGGCAAAGTGCATTTGATCGGATACTTGCTTCCATACCTTTTAAAGGCCAG GTCCTCAATGAAACGAGCTTGTGGTGGTTTGATAAAATGAAGCACATCACTTCGAATGCTGTAGTAGCATCTCCTGATAAAAATGTTACAATTGCAAAGAAATGTTCCGTCTTTCCAGTTGAATTTGTTG TCAGAGGTTTTGTGACTGGAAGTACTGATACGTCATTATGGACTGTCTACAGAAAAGGAATCCGTAATTATTGCGGCAATGCTCTTCCAGATG ACTTGCTGAAGAACCAGAGGCTGCCTGCAAATATATTGACACCTACAACTAAAGCAGCAGATCATGATGTACCTGTTACACCAAAGGAG ATTGTTGAAGGCGGGCTGATGACTCAAGATGACTATGATGAAGTCAGTACGAAAGCATTGAGGTTGTTTGAGTATGGACAG CGCGTCGCTTCAGAGCATGGCCTCATATTGGTGGATACAAAGTATGAATTTGGGAAGGCTGACGACGGTTCCATTCTTTTAATAGATGAG GTGCATACTCCTGACTCAAGTAGATATTGGATAGCGCAGTCTTATGATGAACGCTTTCAAAATGGTCTTGAGCCTGAAAAtgtcgacaag GAGTTCTTGAGGCTATGGTTCAAAGATCATTGCAATCCTTATGAAGATGAG GTACTACCCGAGGCCCCAGAAGAACTTGTTGCTGAACTGGCATGGCG ATACATTTTCTTGTATGAGACAATTACAAATTCAACGTTTGAAATGCCGTTGACCAAG GAACCCGTTCACGAGCGGATTTCACGAAATGTCTCTTCGGCATTGTTGTCTTTGTAA
- the LOC115729467 gene encoding purine permease 3-like isoform X1 has protein sequence MEGPQGKTLKRLLLSLNCAMLALGTCGGPLLMRLYFLHGGARVWLSSFLETGGWPIIFVPLVVAYFRRRFAEGPSARLVLMDPFLFVASAVIGVLTGLDDYLYAYGVARLPVSTSALLIATQLAFTAGFAFLLVRQQFTSYTINSIFLLTMGAGILAMHTSSDRPAGELDGAYYAGFFMTLGAAALYGFVLPLVELTYKKAKPAVTYSLVLEIQLVMCFFATAFCTIGMLINKDFQAIPREARSYKLGEARFYVVLVWTAILWQFFFLGAIGIIFYASSLFSGIMIALLLPVTEILAVICFHEKFKAEKGVSLALSLWGFVSYFCGELKLAKKEKEAAAAAAAAEAAVAD, from the exons ATGGAAGGTCCCCAGGGCAAAACCCTAAAGCGCCTCCTCCTCTCACTCAACTGCGCCATGCTCGCCCTCGGCACGTGCGGCGGCCCGCTCCTCATGCGCCTCTACTTCCTCCACGGTGGCGCCCGCGTCTGGCTCTCCAGCTTTCTCGAGACGGGCGGCTGGCCCATCATCTTTGTCCCCCTCGTGGTAGCCTACTTCCGCCGCCGCTTCGCTGAGGGCCCCTCCGCCCGCCTCGTCCTCATGGACCCTTTCCTCTTCGTCGCCTCAGCTGTCATAGGGGTTCTCACAGGCCTCGACGACTACCTCTACGCGTACGGCGTGGCACGGCTCCCCGTCTCCACGTCGGCCCTGCTCATCGCCACGCAGCTGGCCTTCACAGCCGGGTTCGCGTTCCTCCTGGTGAGGCAGCAGTTCACGTCGTATACGATCAACTCGATATTCCTGCTGACAATGGGGGCAGGGATTCTGGCGATGCACACGAGCAGTGACCGGCCGGCGGGGGAGTTGGACGGGGCGTACTATGCGGGTTTCTTCATGACGCTCGGGGCGGCGGCGCTCTACGGGTTCGTACTGCCGCTGGTGGAGCTGACGTACAAGAAGGCCAAGCCGGCTGTCACATACTCGCTGGTGTTGGAGATTCAGTTGGTGATGTGCTTCTTCGCCACAGCTTTCTGCACCATCGGCATGCTGATCAACAAGGACTtccag GCGATTCCTAGAGAAGCAAGGAGCTACAAGCTCGGAGAAGCCCGATTCTACGTGGTGCTCGTGTGGACCGCGATCCTctggcaattttttttcttaggagCCATAGGAATCATCTTTTATGCCTCCTCTCTATTCTCAGGAATCATGATCGCCCTTCTTCTCCCGGTCACTGAGATCCTAGCCGTCATATGCTTCCACGAGAAGTTCAAGGCGGAGAAAGGCGTGTCCCTTGCCCTCTCGCTCTGGGGCTTTGTTTCATACTTCTGCGGGGAATTGAAACTTgccaagaaggaaaaagaagcagctgcggcagcagcagcagcggaGGCGGCAGTGGCAGATTAG
- the LOC115749866 gene encoding uncharacterized protein LOC115749866 codes for MDVEKLSKAKTKRPKGCSCQSPALIVLFTLTLFLVPILFRIQSFTLAAPSGSTSWEFFKKWTAVTVDSTTNNDWSDRLDNLTAKLQESVTFLPLKDLRYADTEAAMSGNTWFMSSLSDTAEENEAEHLYFPSQASKGRILCIKGRDATAGSKNSYALAWPESLPESATLLKGLTFVSDTYYDYVNLWHGLYAVAPFVGWSMRNQCLKPTRWVLFHWGELRSKMGAWAQNLMQATYGDVAVEVFGGGGGDVPYCFERAVVMRHNIGKMGEEKKLQVSEQLRCKAREVCGINTGGKGEGVNERGEPVVRMTLLMRRGSRSFKNASAVVNVFARECEKVDGCALSVVQSEDLTFCDQVRVMTHTDIVATPHGAQLTNMLFMDQGSRVMEFFPRGWLELAGIGQHAHRWTAELCGMIHEGAYWEPLGTKDCPNPHQDLDCFLFYKDGQVGHNETFFAEWTRTVLSQVRESKLKEAKKRLQPKTTTCVC; via the exons ATGGACGTTGAGAAGCTGTCAAAAGCGAAAACCAAACGCCCCAAGGGTTGCTCCTGTCAGTCGCCTGCGCTCATCGTCTTATTCACCTTGACTCTGTTTCTAGTTCCCATTCTCTTCCGCATCCAGTCTTTCACACTTGCTGCTCCTTCCGGTTCTACTTCTTGGGAATTCTTCAAGAAATGGACGGCGGTAACGGTTGACTCCACCACAAACAACGATTGGTCCGATAGACTTGACAATCTAACGGCCAAGCTTCAAGAGTCGGTCACTTTCCTCCCTCTCAAGGACCTGAGATACGCGGACACGGAAGCTGCCATGTCCGGAAACACTTGGTTCATGAGCTCGTTAAGCGACACCGCCGAAGAGAACGAAGCGGAGCACCTCTATTTCCCTTCCCAAGCATCCAAGGGAAGAATCTTATGCATCAAGGGTCGGGACGCCACAGCTGGCAGCAAAAACTCTTATGCTTTGGCATGGCCCGAGAGCCTTCCAGAATCGGCCACTCTCTTGAAAGGCCTGACCTTCGTATCAGACACCTACTATGACTACGTGAATCTGTGGCATGGGTTATATGCAGTGGCACCTTTCGTTGGGTGGTCAATGAGGAACCAATGCTTGAAGCCAACAAGGTGGGTATTGTTCCACTGGGGGGAGCTCAGGAGCAAGATGGGGGCTTGGGCTCAGAACCTCATGCAAGCGACATACGGAGATGTCGCCGTTGAAGtctttggaggaggaggaggggatgTGCCTTATTGCTTTGAGAGGGCGGTCGTTATGCGGCACAATATTGGGAAAATGGGGGAGGAGAAGAAGCTGCAAGTCTCTGAGCAGCTGAGATGTAAGGCAAGAGAGGTTTGTGGGATCAACACTGGTGGTAAAGGCGAGGGGGTGAACGAGAGAGGTGAACCGGTCGTGAGGATGACTTTGCTCATGAGAAGAGGCTCGAGGTCATTCAAGAACGCGTCGGCCGTGGTTAACGTGTTCGCTAGGGAATGTGAGAAGGTGGATGGATGCGCCCTGAGCGTTGTTCAGTCGGAAGATCTGACCTTCTGCGACCAG GTGCGAGTCATGACTCACACAGACATCGTTGCGACTCCACATGGCGCGCAGCTGACAAACATGCTCTTCATGGATCAGGGCAGTAGGGTAATGGAGTTCTTCCCCAGAGGATGGTTAGAGCTCGCAGGCATTGGCCAACATGCCCACCGTTGGACGGCTGAGCTGTGTGGCATGATACACGAGGGCGCATACTGGGAACCGCTGGGGACTAAAGATTGTCCCAACCCTCACCAGGATCTCGATTGCTTCTTATTCTACAAAGATGGCCAGGTGGGACACAACGAAACTTTCTTTGCTGAGTGGACGAGAACCGTCCTCAGCCAAGTCAGAGAAAGCAAACTGAAAGAAGCCAAGAAGCGTTTGCAGCCTAAGACAACCACCTGTGTCTGCTAG